The segment CGATCACTGGTCGATGGCACAGACCATCATCTTTGCAGGTGGCGGCACCAGGCCGGGTCAGGTGATTGGGGCGACTGACAAACAAGCTGCTGCACCTATCACAGAGCCGATCGGCGTGTCTGACTTGTTGTACACCATTTCGACATTGATGGGCATCAATCCAGAGAAATCCTACCTCGGTCCATTGGGACGACCGTTTCCCATTGTCGATGGCGGAAAAATGATACAGGGCCTGGTGTAAATGAATCTTATACTGCAAATGATGACTCTTTGCATTGTGCTGAGCCTAGTCAGTTTTTTCGGCTCAGCAGAAATGGTATTCGCTCAAACTCCGCCGGGAATCGGTTACATGTACCCGCCCGGTGGACAAGCCGGACAAACAATCGATGTTGTTCTGGGGGGGTACGACTGGACGCCCGACATGCAATTGTTCGTGCATGACGAGCGTATTCAGCTGGAGATTCTTTCCCCACCAGGACCAGTGATCGTGCCAGAGCCTCCCTATTGGTTCGGAAAGAAAGCACGCCGATCACCAACGTTGCTGCCTCGCGAAACTCCTGCTCGATTGACGATCCCTGCAGACATTTCTCCGGGTGTGGTAAGTTGGCAAGCAGCCAACGCCAATGGCGGAACGGCCACGGGAAAGTTTATTGTAAGCGATGGCCCGGAATTGGTGGAAATCGATGACCGCGAGCAAGCTCAAAAGTTACCATCTCTTCCAGTCTCTATCTCTGGACACATCAAAAAGATTGAAGAGGTTGACCGTTACCAGTTTGTCGCAGAAAAATCTGGCCCGGTAACATGTTCGATTGCCGCTCGAAAAATCGACTCTCCGTTGAACGCGGCACTCGAAGTTCATGACGCGACAGGTCAGAAGATTGCCGAAGCCGTTGATACGGCTGGTATCGATACGGCGATCACTTTCCCCGCTCAGGCTCAGCAGACGTATACCGTCAGTGTTTACGATATTGACTTCCGCGGAAATCGTAGCTTTGTATACCGGTTGTCGATTGTCGCAGCGCCTCGTGTGGTGGCAGCCATTCCTGCCGCTGGCCAACGTGGAAGAAGTCAATCCGTCGAATTTGTTGGATATGGGATTTCCACAGGTGCGTCAATACTGGAATCGGTCACTCGCACAATCGACTTTCCCGCAGATCCGTCACTGGAATCATTCCACTATCGTCTCGAAACTCCGTTCGGATCGGCTCCCGCATTTTCAATGCTGTTATCCGATCAGCCAGAATCGGTCGAGGCCGACAATTCATCACTAGACCTTACTGGCAGTGTGGCGGTGACTGGTGTGCTCAATGACCGGTTGGGCAAAGATGTTTACCACTTTGTCGGAAAAAAGGGGGACCAATGGAATATTGATCTCGTTGCTGAAAAGATTGCTTCCCCGCTCGATGTAACATTGACAGTCCTGGGGGCTGAGGGAAAGGTACTGGCAAGTAGCGATGATGTTCCCGGTTCGACTGACGCTGCCTTGCAATTTACTGTCCCTGCCGACGGTGAATACTCAATCGATGTGACCGATGTCTCCGGACAAAGCGGCAATGCGGCGGCCGTTTATCGGCTGACGATGGAGCCTGCCCAACCTGCCTTTACGCTCGATGTTCCAGAAATCCTAAATGCTCCGTTGGGTGAAAATGTAAAGTTTTCGATTAAGGCAAAACGGCTCGGTGGTTTCAAAGAACCGATATCAATTTCATTCAATAATTTGCCGCTTGGCGTTACTGTTCCCGATGAACTAATCATTCCCGCTAAAGCATCTGCTCTAAAAATGGAATTTACCGTGTCGCCTGATGAGGCTGCTACAGCCTCGATGGTGACCGTAGTTGGCCAGGCGAAAATCGATGATCAGAATACAATTCAAAGTACAGCTGGCCCGCTGTTAATGGCGACAACCATCCCCCCCCCTTTCTCAATCGATGCTGAAGGGAAAGACGATGTGACGAAATGGCCCCGTGGCACAACCTTCCCTGCACCGGTTCTGATTCAACGTGATGAAGGTTTTCAAGAAGAGATTGTTCTTGAAATGACATCGCGGCAAGGTCGTCATCGTCAGGGCATTCGCGGTCCTGAGCTGACGGTGCCCCCAGGTATCGAACGCATTCTTTACCCAATCTTCTTACCGGAATGGTTAGAAACGACTCGAACTTCGCGTTTGGTTCTTAACGGTGTGGCCAAGGTCACCGATCCTAAAGGAAACATCCGCTACTCGCTCACCCGCCAGAAAACGCGCATGGGGTTTTTACCCACTGGAGCATTATTGAGCATTTCAGCCGATGTCAATGAGTTAAAGGCAACCTCGGAGAAGGAACTCTTAGTTCCACTTATCATTCGCCGGTCACCAAAGCTTACTGAGCCGGTTCGTCTGGAACTTCTTGCAGGCAGTTCGAAAAGCTTCCAGTTCAATAGCGAACCAATGGAAGTCGCTGGCGATCAAACGGAAACATCTTTTCCAATCACGATGATCAGCTCGGACGGTGGCACCACCGGCGAATCCAAACTCACCATTCGAGCTACGGTTTTGCAAGACGGAACTCTTCCCGTCGTCGCGGAGACGACAGTGATTGTTCTGTCTGGTCAATAAGAAGCCGTTTCTGTTTAGCACCACAACCTTAAATGTCAGTAGGTGTTTCTAAAATTCGCTTAAGAAATTCCTTTGAGTATGCCTTGAGATCAGGAAGGGACGATCCGACGGAATCCAAGAGGCATTCTACTCTTCTCCTGCATTCATTCCAGTCAGCAGTTGTTCGATTTTCCGACAGATAGTCTTCGCCATTGATTGCATCTTCAAGTAGTGGGTAATATTTGTAAAATGGAATTGGCTCCTCCTTTCTCAAGATACTCTCGGGAGTTAGGAATTGATCGAGCCAATATAAAGGTGGTTCAATGAAGCAGATACCGTTCTCGCCCATAATTGACTCCATAGTCTTGATCCAAGCTATAATGTCCTCTTTAGGCCAGTCTAGAATCTCAGAAAGAATCTCGTCCCAAACACAAATATAATCTGCCTTTACTATTTCATGGTCGAACATTTTTAGTCCTGTATTTTCAAGCGTGTAAGATTTCCGATGCGGGAATTATCCCGATAGACGCAAGGTCATTGGCTACCAGAATGATATCAAGATTATTGTGGGAATCGAATCTATTCTGAAACGGCTGAAGATGATGTTTAACGCATTAAGATAGCATACGATTCTGCTTAGCTGCATTTCTACGGAAGCTGGAAGGCTAAAGTAAATGAGACAGCCGGTAAAACTTTTCCCGGCGAAATGAAAGTCCTTACTCCATTCTTCGCCAATTCGGCACTTCAAATCGCTTGGAAATGCGATAGGATAAACGTTCCTTTATTTGTCTCACCGCCTCTCCTTCCTGATTCTCATCCTCAGCGAGGACTTCCTTGCGCACAACATTCCTTTTGATCTCGCTCGTTGGTTTGCTGCTGGTCAGTGCCCGGCTACCGCTCCGCGCGGGAGAACCAGTGGAGTACAACCGGGATATCCGTCCGATTCTGTCGGATAACTGCTTTCAATGTCATGGTCCTGATGAGAATGCGCGGGAGGCTAATCTCCGGCTTGATTTGCGCGACAGTGCCCTGGTGCCTTTGAGTGATTATGCCGCCATTGTACCGGGCGATGCAGAACATTCGGGCATGATGTTGCGGGTGCGAGAGACCGATCCTTCTCTGCGGATGCCGCCTGCGGAAACTAAGAAGCAGCTGACTAAACGAGAAATCGAACTGTTGCAGGAATGGATTAATCAGGGGGCGGAATACCAACAGCACTGGGCATTTCTGCCTGTTGAGGATGTCGAACCTCCCAGGGTGGAAACGGAAAATAGAAATCACCCCATCGATCGCTTTATTGCAAAGAAGTTGGAAGCGAAGGGGCTTACCCCCTCCCCCACTGCCGATCCCGAGACGATTATTCGTCGTCTCTATCTCGATCTGGTTGGACTGCTACCGGAACCGAGTCGCGTTGATGCATTCGTGATGGCCTATGAACAAAATCGAAAAGCCGCGACTAATCAGTTGGTCGACGAACTTCTCGCCAGCAAACATTACGGCGAACGGTGGGGACGGCACTGGCTCGATCAGGCCCGCTACGCCGACTCGCACGGGTATACTGTCGATAGCCCGCGGATCATGTGGCCTTATCGCGATTGGGTAATCCAGGCGTTGAACGAAGATATGCCGTTTGATCAGTTTACGATTGAGCAGTTGGCGGGCGACTTGCTACCCGAACCGACGAAAGCGCAACTGGTCGCGACCGGATTTCATCGAAACACACTCATTAATCAGGAAGGAGGCACGGACGACGAACAGTTTCGCAATGAGGAAGTGGTCGACCGTGTTAACACCACGGGAGCCGTCTGGCTGGGGTTAACAGTCGGCTGCGCGCAATGTCATACGCACAAATTCGATCCGATCAGTCACCAGGAGTATTTCGAACTCTTCGCTTTCTTCAATCACACCGTAGACGTCAACAACACCGGTCCAACAGTCGAGGTCTGTGAAGGAGAGCTATTGCTGGAGGATGTCGATCCCGAATTGTGGGAATCACTTCAGGCGGCCGAACGAAAACTAGCAGAACTCACCCGTACTAAATCTTCTCGACAAACAGCGTGGGAGAAGTCTCTTTCAGACTATAAAGCAGACTCAACCCGAGCGGTATGGCAGTTGGCGGAGGCGACTCGTTACCAATCGACGACTCCTGATCAATTGACTTCCTTGGAAGATGGTTCCCTGCTGGCCAAACCGGGAGCACCGCGTGAAGTCTATACCCTGGAATTCAACCCTCCAATGCAACCAGTTACCGCAGTTCGGTTGCGTGTGCTGACCCACGAAAGCCTTCCACAACAGGGACCGGGCTTGGCGTCGAACGGGAACTTTGTATTGACGGAAGTGGAGATACTGCAATCAGGGGAACCTGTCGAGATTGCTCGAGTTCAGGCGGATCATGCACAACCCGATTTTCCTGCTGCT is part of the Polystyrenella longa genome and harbors:
- a CDS encoding PPC domain-containing protein, with amino-acid sequence MNLILQMMTLCIVLSLVSFFGSAEMVFAQTPPGIGYMYPPGGQAGQTIDVVLGGYDWTPDMQLFVHDERIQLEILSPPGPVIVPEPPYWFGKKARRSPTLLPRETPARLTIPADISPGVVSWQAANANGGTATGKFIVSDGPELVEIDDREQAQKLPSLPVSISGHIKKIEEVDRYQFVAEKSGPVTCSIAARKIDSPLNAALEVHDATGQKIAEAVDTAGIDTAITFPAQAQQTYTVSVYDIDFRGNRSFVYRLSIVAAPRVVAAIPAAGQRGRSQSVEFVGYGISTGASILESVTRTIDFPADPSLESFHYRLETPFGSAPAFSMLLSDQPESVEADNSSLDLTGSVAVTGVLNDRLGKDVYHFVGKKGDQWNIDLVAEKIASPLDVTLTVLGAEGKVLASSDDVPGSTDAALQFTVPADGEYSIDVTDVSGQSGNAAAVYRLTMEPAQPAFTLDVPEILNAPLGENVKFSIKAKRLGGFKEPISISFNNLPLGVTVPDELIIPAKASALKMEFTVSPDEAATASMVTVVGQAKIDDQNTIQSTAGPLLMATTIPPPFSIDAEGKDDVTKWPRGTTFPAPVLIQRDEGFQEEIVLEMTSRQGRHRQGIRGPELTVPPGIERILYPIFLPEWLETTRTSRLVLNGVAKVTDPKGNIRYSLTRQKTRMGFLPTGALLSISADVNELKATSEKELLVPLIIRRSPKLTEPVRLELLAGSSKSFQFNSEPMEVAGDQTETSFPITMISSDGGTTGESKLTIRATVLQDGTLPVVAETTVIVLSGQ
- a CDS encoding PSD1 and planctomycete cytochrome C domain-containing protein; the encoded protein is MRTTFLLISLVGLLLVSARLPLRAGEPVEYNRDIRPILSDNCFQCHGPDENAREANLRLDLRDSALVPLSDYAAIVPGDAEHSGMMLRVRETDPSLRMPPAETKKQLTKREIELLQEWINQGAEYQQHWAFLPVEDVEPPRVETENRNHPIDRFIAKKLEAKGLTPSPTADPETIIRRLYLDLVGLLPEPSRVDAFVMAYEQNRKAATNQLVDELLASKHYGERWGRHWLDQARYADSHGYTVDSPRIMWPYRDWVIQALNEDMPFDQFTIEQLAGDLLPEPTKAQLVATGFHRNTLINQEGGTDDEQFRNEEVVDRVNTTGAVWLGLTVGCAQCHTHKFDPISHQEYFELFAFFNHTVDVNNTGPTVEVCEGELLLEDVDPELWESLQAAERKLAELTRTKSSRQTAWEKSLSDYKADSTRAVWQLAEATRYQSTTPDQLTSLEDGSLLAKPGAPREVYTLEFNPPMQPVTAVRLRVLTHESLPQQGPGLASNGNFVLTEVEILQSGEPVEIARVQADHAQPDFPAAHTVDGDSKTGWAINIGAGSAPGATMNAPHETHFILKKPLLPANGPVTVVLRHELNNEYNIGRFAIDFSETTPAPISESVVRQIAMLAVEKRTDAQKKQLAAAFSQQDFEQNATEKEVRNLKKKLGLGKPVKAMVMREIERPRETYIHERGDFLRKDKKTGLLNPNTPEIFPPLVRATENSQETETEKRASRLDLARWLVDEENPLTARVTVNRVWMRYFGQGLVKTENDFGTQGAYPTHPELLDWLARSFMESGWSMKQLHKRIVTSETYLQSSHHREELTKVDPLNLLLGRQNRLRLDAEILRDVSLTASGLLDETIGGPSVYPPQPEGVYAFTQTKKAWEVDTDGARYRRGMYTFFYRSAPYPFLTTFNTPEMQSVCTSRTRSNTPLQSLTMANDATIFEMAQGLAARLLTDIEGTSSSTNRERVRHLYRVCFAREPFDKELNRVIAFKEKQEELFRLDAEAAEVVINTHLTVLASPETAAAWTAVARAIMNTDEFLTRE